One region of Aurantimonas sp. HBX-1 genomic DNA includes:
- the serB gene encoding phosphoserine phosphatase SerB produces the protein MFVATLIAAPSGPGLPAGAVADVAGRLGVPARDATWLDDGFAADIGFENPVTADLRAEIAGLASAAGFDLVVQERAGRRKRFLIADMDSTMIDQECIDELAAEVGIKDRVAAITARAMNGEIAFEPALRERVALLAGLPEATIGKVIAERITLASGGGTLVATMRAHGAHTALVSGGFTVFTGPIAERLGFHEDRANRLLATGGKLTGAVAEPILGAAAKVEALRQIGGRLGIAPADVLAVGDGANDLPMLELAGSGVALHAKPSVAGRARHRIDHGDLTALLFLQGYRRDEFRS, from the coding sequence ATGTTCGTTGCCACGCTCATCGCCGCCCCCTCAGGGCCGGGACTTCCCGCGGGTGCCGTCGCCGACGTGGCAGGCCGCCTCGGCGTGCCGGCGCGCGATGCGACATGGCTCGACGACGGGTTCGCGGCAGACATCGGTTTCGAGAACCCGGTGACCGCCGACCTCCGCGCCGAAATCGCCGGACTGGCGTCCGCCGCGGGGTTCGATCTGGTGGTGCAGGAGCGGGCAGGACGGCGCAAGCGCTTTCTCATCGCCGACATGGACTCCACCATGATCGACCAGGAGTGCATCGACGAACTGGCCGCCGAGGTCGGCATCAAGGACCGCGTCGCCGCCATCACCGCCCGCGCGATGAACGGCGAGATCGCCTTCGAGCCGGCGCTGCGCGAGCGCGTCGCCCTTCTGGCGGGCCTGCCGGAGGCCACGATCGGCAAGGTGATCGCCGAGCGCATCACTTTGGCGTCCGGCGGCGGCACGCTGGTCGCGACGATGCGTGCCCACGGCGCCCACACCGCCCTCGTCTCGGGCGGCTTCACGGTGTTCACCGGCCCGATCGCCGAACGTCTCGGCTTTCACGAGGACCGCGCCAACCGGCTGCTCGCCACGGGCGGGAAACTGACCGGCGCGGTCGCCGAGCCGATCCTCGGCGCCGCGGCGAAGGTCGAAGCGCTGCGCCAGATCGGCGGACGGCTGGGCATCGCGCCGGCAGATGTCCTGGCCGTGGGCGACGGCGCCAACGACCTGCCGATGCTGGAACTCGCCGGCTCGGGCGTCGCGCTGCACGCCAAGCCGTCGGTCGCGGGGCGCGCCCGCCACCGCATCGACCACGGCGACCTCACCGCGCTGCTCTTCCTGCAGGGCTACCGGCGCGACGAATTCCGCAGTTGA
- a CDS encoding Do family serine endopeptidase — MNASLRRLPIMSLATAWLAATVLMQPLPVAAQAVEPLPAPEPSVPALPAPPVQEDAPAAPTVAPAAPTAAAQPAIRGPASVADLAESLLDAVVNISTSQTVDRPGGGIPELEAPEGSPLQDFFDDLLRGDDGVGDRRVQSLGSGFVVDPSGIVITNNHVIADADTITVNFADGTRLDAKLLGRDPKTDLAVLKVESPKPLPSVEFGDSEALRIGDWVMAIGNPFGLGGSVSVGIVSARGRNINAGPYDNFIQTDAAINRGNSGGPLFDMNGRVVGINTAIISPTGGSIGIGFSIPAQLAVNVVDQLREFGETRRGWLGIRLQAVTDDIAEGLGIAEAKGAVVMGIVPGGPSDNGLLKVGDVIVRFDGQEIESSRDLPRIVAETPVGETVTVEVLRKEDTAAPAKPLSVEVTLGRLEDGEKLMAEGEAAADPSANADPDAADDDSAPSASVVTLGMTLADIDAPLRAQYGLSDDAEGVVIAQVEPNSSAAEKGIEPGVVIREVAQEEVSEPQQVADKIAKLKADGRRNALLLLATASGDLRFVVVPID, encoded by the coding sequence TGCCCGCACCGCCCGTGCAGGAGGACGCCCCGGCCGCGCCGACCGTCGCTCCGGCGGCACCCACCGCGGCCGCGCAGCCCGCGATCCGCGGTCCGGCCTCGGTCGCCGATCTGGCGGAATCGCTGCTCGACGCGGTGGTCAACATCTCGACGTCGCAGACCGTCGACCGGCCCGGCGGCGGCATCCCGGAGCTCGAGGCCCCCGAGGGATCGCCGCTGCAGGACTTCTTCGACGACCTGCTGCGCGGCGACGACGGCGTCGGCGACCGGCGCGTCCAGTCGCTCGGCTCGGGCTTCGTTGTCGACCCGTCCGGCATCGTCATCACCAACAATCACGTCATCGCCGACGCCGACACGATCACCGTCAATTTCGCCGACGGCACGCGGCTCGACGCCAAGCTGCTCGGCCGCGACCCGAAGACCGATCTGGCGGTGCTCAAGGTCGAGTCGCCGAAGCCGCTGCCGTCGGTGGAGTTCGGGGATTCCGAGGCGCTGCGCATCGGCGACTGGGTGATGGCGATCGGCAACCCGTTCGGCCTCGGCGGCTCGGTCTCGGTCGGCATCGTCTCGGCGCGCGGGCGCAACATCAATGCCGGCCCCTACGACAATTTCATCCAGACCGACGCCGCGATCAATCGCGGCAATTCCGGTGGGCCGCTGTTCGACATGAACGGCCGGGTGGTCGGCATCAACACCGCGATCATCTCGCCGACCGGCGGATCGATCGGCATCGGCTTCTCGATCCCCGCCCAGCTGGCGGTCAATGTCGTCGACCAGCTCCGCGAGTTCGGCGAGACCCGGCGCGGCTGGCTCGGCATCCGCCTGCAGGCGGTCACCGACGATATTGCCGAAGGGCTCGGCATCGCCGAGGCCAAGGGTGCGGTGGTCATGGGCATCGTGCCGGGCGGCCCGTCCGACAACGGCCTGCTGAAGGTGGGCGACGTCATCGTCCGCTTCGACGGGCAGGAGATCGAGAGCTCGCGCGACCTGCCGCGCATCGTCGCCGAGACGCCGGTGGGCGAGACCGTCACGGTCGAGGTCCTGCGCAAGGAAGACACCGCCGCCCCGGCGAAGCCGCTTTCCGTCGAGGTGACGCTCGGGCGGCTCGAGGACGGCGAGAAGCTGATGGCCGAGGGCGAGGCGGCGGCCGATCCCTCCGCCAACGCCGATCCCGATGCGGCGGACGACGATTCCGCGCCGTCGGCGAGCGTGGTGACGCTCGGGATGACGCTGGCCGACATCGACGCGCCGCTGCGGGCCCAGTACGGGCTCTCCGACGACGCCGAGGGCGTGGTGATCGCCCAGGTGGAGCCGAATTCGAGCGCCGCGGAAAAGGGCATAGAGCCGGGCGTGGTGATCCGCGAGGTTGCGCAGGAGGAGGTCTCCGAGCCGCAGCAGGTGGCGGACAAGATCGCCAAGCTGAAGGCGGACGGACGGCGCAACGCCTTGCTGCTGCTGGCGACGGCGAGCGGCGATTTGCGCTTCGTGGTCGTGCCGATCGACTGA